In Actinomadura luteofluorescens, the sequence CCGTCAACGATCTGCTGGAGGAGATGGGCGGCACCCGCTCCGAGCTCGGCTCCGTCGTCACCCAGGGCTGCCCGGTCAGCGGCGTGCAGCGCGTCCTCGACTCGCGGCGCGGCGAGCTGGAGAAGGCACGGGCGCTGGACGTGAGCGCGCTCGACAACGGCGCGGAGATGAAGGCCGCGCTCGTCCGCGCCCTGGAGGCGTCGACGGAGTCGAACCAGCGCTACCTGGACGGCGCGCCCGGCTGCCCGTCCGACAGCGAGGTCGCCGACGTCAACCAGCGCGCCAGCTCCGCCAAGAGCGAGTTCATCGGCTACTGGAACCCGGTCGCCCAGAAGGCCGGCCTTCCCGCCCGCACCGAAGGCGACATCTGAGTCACTCGGCCTGCGGGTTGAGGAACGCGAGGCCCTTGGACGGGTCCTCGAACGGCGTGACGAAGCGGTCGTACCAGCTCAGGACGGGCTCCAGCCATCCGGTGACGCGCATCGTCTCGGCGACGTGCTCGATCTGCTCGTCCTCGTCGAAGCCGATCGCGACGACGGCCAGGTCCTTGAAGAAGCCGGTGTCGTCGTCGCCGTAGAGGGCGGTCGCGGCGATGGGACGGTTGCGTTCCAGCTCCATGGACAGCGGGTGGCGGCGCAGGGCGCGGAGCCGGTGGCCGAGCTTCGCGTCCGGCGGCTGCTTGAGACCGGGCAGCTGGTAGTCCAGGGGCGGCGCGAGGGCGTGCTTGTCGGGCGCGCCGTCCCCGTAGGGGAAGAGCCTGTCGAGCTCGTGCAGCCATCTGACCTGCGGAATCACCCATTGAGGTCCGGGGGATGTCCCGGGCGGGCCGCCGCCGAGCAGCCGCTGCGCGACCTCGGCGACGGCGGCGGTGAGGTCCCCCGGCGGGAAGGCGGTGCGCAGCCCCCGCGACCGCCGGGACACCGCCCGTTCGAGGACGGTCGCCAGCGCGCACTCGCGCAGCCGGGGCGCCCGCCGCGACCAGGCGCGCCCCAGTTCGGGCGGGACGGAGGGAATCGGACGGTTCGTCACATGCGCCAGGACGAGCGTGTCGCCCCACAGGCGCAGCCACGCCCATTCCGCGTCGCCCGCGATCAGGTCCGCCTCGCGCAGCTCGTACAGGGTGCAGGCGCGGCCCGACCGGCACTCGCATCCGCACGCCGGGGAGCGCCGTCCGTCCACGGGCGGGGGCGGGCCGGGCAGTTCCGCCTCGCGGCCCTCGCCCAGCGGCACCCGCACGCGCAGGGGGCGGTCCATGCCGTCCGCGAACACGGCGGCGACGCCCGGACGCAGCGACACCACCTCGCGGGACTGGTCCGCGTCCAGGTTCATCGCCGCGCCGACCTGGTGCCGGTCGTCGAACGCGGGCAGCCGGTGCACGACCTTCAGCGCGGTGTTCTTGATGACGTCCGGGACGAGCTTCGTCGGGATCTGCTCGGCGACGATGATCCCCTCGCCGTACGCGCGGATCTCGGCGAGCATCCCGGCGAACAGCTCGACGGCGTGGGAGCTGCCGCGCTCCGGCCCGCGGTTGCGCAGCAGCCGGTGCGCCTCCTCGATCACGATGACGTGCCGCAGCGCCGGCCCCGCGGCACGGTCGCGCTTGCGCTCCCGCATCCGCAGGTGCTCGACGATGCGGATGATGAGCGTCCCCATGAGGAACGCCTTGTCCTCGTCGTTCGCGACGTCCTCGATGGCGAGCACGATGTTGTCGCGGAGCATCCCGCCGATGTCGGCGGGGTGGCCGCCCTCGAAGAACCGTCCGGCCGAGCCGATGCGCAGGGACCTCAGGCGCACGTCCACGAACCCCTGCACATCGGCCATCAGCTCGCGCCCGTAGCCCACGTCCTGGATGACCTGGAGCGCCGCGTTCTGCAACTGCTCCAGCGTCGGCACCGCGGGGCCGATGCGCGACCCGGGCACGCCGCCGCCCGTCACCACGTCCCACCCGTTGTTCTCGTAGACGCGCTGCAGCGCCTGCGCCATGATCTGCGGGAACGGCTCCTCGGCGTCGAACGCGGCCTGGAACAGCGCCCGCACCATGTCGATGTGCGCCTGGACGGGGTAGCCCGGCTCCGGCGCGAGCGGGTTCACCGACAGCGGCACCGAGTCCGGGTCGGACGGGTTGACGACCGTGACGGGCCCGCCGAGGTCCTGGATGCGCCCCGCCATCGCCGCGTACTCCGACTTCGCGGGCTCGATCGCCAGCCACGGAACCCCGGCCCGGGTGAGCTGCTCCAGCAGGTGCCGGACGGTCTGCGACTTCCCCGCGCCGGTCGCGCCCGTGACGAACACGTGCCGGTTGATGGTCGAGCGGGGCACGGCGAACCGCCCGACCTCGCGGTCCTGGCCGTCCAGGATGGCGCCCAGTTCGATCTGCGTCTCCCCGCTCGCGGGCGCGGTCTCGGACGTCACGTCGAAGTACCCGGCGTCCAGCACCCGCAGCCCGGGGACCTCCCGCCGCGGCAGCCCCGCCAGCGCCGCCAGCGCCCCGGCCGTCGCCGTGAACGGGAACCGCTGCTCCGCCTCGCCCATCGGCCGCGCCGGCGCGGGCGCCGTCCCCGGGCCCAGCATCTCCGCGAAGGACCCGCTCCCCTGCCCCGACCTCA encodes:
- a CDS encoding ATP-binding protein, coding for MLPAALSAARLGRPFVVGWLSAGGGAPLELITNAGPIGTPETGAETYGLLFPSGARGVPIGDGWLRQAERMEWTRCPGRLAPQGSGSGPGLFEATLVTLMERPFGWFVVADPCDERMIDAEMRELHHELRMLRRGEDEHARLAVARADRRLAELDAFREAGLWQVRVVAGAASQAELGQIAPVLVGSMELGHHPYRLRSGQGSGSFAEMLGPGTAPAPARPMGEAEQRFPFTATAGALAALAGLPRREVPGLRVLDAGYFDVTSETAPASGETQIELGAILDGQDREVGRFAVPRSTINRHVFVTGATGAGKSQTVRHLLEQLTRAGVPWLAIEPAKSEYAAMAGRIQDLGGPVTVVNPSDPDSVPLSVNPLAPEPGYPVQAHIDMVRALFQAAFDAEEPFPQIMAQALQRVYENNGWDVVTGGGVPGSRIGPAVPTLEQLQNAALQVIQDVGYGRELMADVQGFVDVRLRSLRIGSAGRFFEGGHPADIGGMLRDNIVLAIEDVANDEDKAFLMGTLIIRIVEHLRMRERKRDRAAGPALRHVIVIEEAHRLLRNRGPERGSSHAVELFAGMLAEIRAYGEGIIVAEQIPTKLVPDVIKNTALKVVHRLPAFDDRHQVGAAMNLDADQSREVVSLRPGVAAVFADGMDRPLRVRVPLGEGREAELPGPPPPVDGRRSPACGCECRSGRACTLYELREADLIAGDAEWAWLRLWGDTLVLAHVTNRPIPSVPPELGRAWSRRAPRLRECALATVLERAVSRRSRGLRTAFPPGDLTAAVAEVAQRLLGGGPPGTSPGPQWVIPQVRWLHELDRLFPYGDGAPDKHALAPPLDYQLPGLKQPPDAKLGHRLRALRRHPLSMELERNRPIAATALYGDDDTGFFKDLAVVAIGFDEDEQIEHVAETMRVTGWLEPVLSWYDRFVTPFEDPSKGLAFLNPQAE